The following coding sequences are from one Diospyros lotus cultivar Yz01 chromosome 7, ASM1463336v1, whole genome shotgun sequence window:
- the LOC127805577 gene encoding uncharacterized protein LOC127805577, whose translation MPSTNEVAALIIGDFDLAIGERDILVKTQSGELKRINELNASYLSLQYPLLLPYGEDGYREDIPLADSKSIASARRKKVSMREYFTYRLQERDCESPHILFSRKLFQQFVVNAYTMVESSSLAYLRTHQKELRLEMYSGLIDAVLRGETNPST comes from the coding sequence ATGCCATCCACAAATGAAGTTGCGGCACTTATCATAGGGGATTTCGATTTGGCTATTGGTGAAAgagatattttagttaaaacTCAATCTGGAGAACTGAAACGAATAAATGAGCTCAATGCTTCATACCTATCTCTTCAATATCCATTGCTTTTGCCATACGGGGAAGATGGTTATAGGGAGGATATTCCATTAGCAGATTCAAAATCAATTGCGTCTGCTCGAAGAAAAAAAGTTAGTATGAGGGAGTACTTCACCTATAGATTGCAAGAAAGAGACTGTGAATCACCACATATTCTATTCTCTAGGAAACTTTTCCAACAGTTTGTGGTCAATGCTTACACGATGGTTGAATCGTCAAGCTTGGCTTATTTACGAACTCATCAAAAAGAGTTGAGATTAGAAATGTACAGTGGCTTGATAGATGCAGTATTACGAGGAGAGACTAACCCTTCAACGTAG